In Desulfonatronospira thiodismutans ASO3-1, the sequence CATGCAAAGCGCTAAACAGATACATCCAGACCTTTTCAATAGAGGTGAATCCATGAACATCAGCAATCTATCCCAGCCCGAGCCTTTCGCCCTCAAGGATTGCGCCCTCATCACCATCGCCACCGGACGCAAGGCCCATACCCTGGCCGAACTCCGGGATCACATCAGGGATGTGAATCTCGACAGTGTCTACCACCATTTCTGGGGAGGGCTGCTGGGGGCGCGCTTTGAAGAGCGCGAATTCAACAATGATTTTGCCGTATGGTGCCGCAGGCAGCTGCGGGAACAGGCCCTGGCCGAGCAGCTGGCTGTAATCGATCCGGTGGAACACCGGGATCTGGAGGATCTGCGCCGTGAACTCCTGGAGACCATCGAGGGAAGGCTGGATGAGAGCGAAACAGCGCACTGGCTGCAGGCATTCCGGCCCTTTGAGTTTATCCGTTCTCAGCTGGTCATCTTTGACACCGGAACCCGCCTTGCCCGGCCAGAAGCACTGGCCGAGGTTATCCCCGAACTTTCTACGGGCACCATCTTTTATCACTTCATTGACGCCCGGCGTCGGGTGCCCGGTGGTCTGGATGATTTCAGCTACTGGCTTATGGGTTTTGAGGAGCCGTACTTTGAACTGCGCCGGGGACTGGCCGGGATAGATCCCTTCTTTTCCAGTCTGAGCAGTATACGCGAGGAAATGACCAGGGTCTGTCTGGAATGCCGGGACAGGGGGGATAAATCATGAGCAGCCTTCTTGATGCGTATGCCAAGGTGGCGGGACAGGATGTAGTATCCCATCTGAAACAGCTGGCAGCCCCACTGCGGGGGATGAAGGTGGTCCATGTCAACTCCACCCGCAAAGGGGGAGGGGTGGCCGAGATCCTGGAAAAACTGGTGCCTCTGAGTGCTGAGCTGGGCCTGGACGTTCGCTGGGAGGTCATAAGCGGCAACGAACAATTTTATCAGTGCACCAAGGCCATGCACAATGCTTTGCAGGGGCTGGCCGCACCAATTTCCCGGCCCCTGCTGGACGTTTATGAACAGATCAACCTGGAAAATGCCCAGGAACTTCGCGCTGTCCTGGAAGAAGCTGACTTTGTTTTCATTCATGATCCCCAGCCCGCACCTCTTCTGGGTCTTTGTCCCGGGCGAAAGGGGCGCTGGGTGTGGCGCTGCCACATTGACGCCAGCCGTCCTTACCGTCCGGTATGGCGTTACCTGCGTGATCATGTGTCAGGGTATGATGCAAGCGTTTTTTCCCTGCCGGATTTTGCCCAGGCCCTGCCTCATCCGGAATATATCATTCCCCCCAGTATTGATCCTTTAAGTGACAAGAATATTGATCTGCCTCAGGAGGAGATAGAAGATGTACGCAAGGAGTTCGGCCTGGACCCGGAGCGCTCCCTGGTTCTTCAGGTGTCTCGTTTTGACCGCTTCAAAGACCCGGTGGGGGTAGTGGAGGCCCATCGTCTGGCCAGAAAATTTACGCCCGGGCTGCAATTGGTCCTGGCCGGAGGCACGGCTGACGATGATCCTGAGGGCGAGGCCGTTCTTACGGAAGTCCGGGCCGCAGCAGGGGATGATCCAGACGTCAAGATTCTGCTTCTGCCGCCGGATGCCCACCGAAAGATCAATGCCCTGCAGCGCATGGCCGATATCGTCATTCAGAAATCCGTCAAGGAAGGTTTCGGCCTCACAGTGACCGAAGGCCTGTGGAAGGGCCGGCCGGTCATAGGCGGGGATACCGGTGGTATCCGGCTTCAGGTCATCAACTACCATACCGGCTTTCTGGTGCGTACTCCACAGGGGGCGGCCCTGCGCATCCGGTATCTTCTGCATCGTAGAGACCGTATGCAGGAAATGGGGGACAAGGCCAGGGAGTTCGTGCGGGAAAACTTTTTACTCACCCGGCATCTGCGGGAATACCTGACCCTTATGGTGGGACTGGAAAACGGTGCTGGATATCGAATTGAGCTTGGATGATACGCTTTTGACCTTGTGCGGTCCTGCCTCTTATTGAAGCTGTTTCAGGAGTTTTTCAGCAGTACCGAGATGCTCCAGGACAATAGGGCGAGGTTTTCCATTGATCCGTCTGGATTCGACTATAGCCTGGTAGTCCCTGCCTCTTGAAGGTTTTTTAAGATAGTTTCTACTTCAGTGTATACATTTTTAGTTTGAAAAACATATTGAAAATATTAAAGATTTCCTCGAAATTTGCGCTGCGCGTAATAAACTCGCGCTAGTTTGCAAATGCTTCAAAAATTCGGCGGCAAAAGAGCCAGTCCCCGGAGGTCAGTCATAAGTTTCGCTGTGTTTTTACTAAAATGATAATTTTTCCCTGTACTCTAAGCTCCGTCTGTTTGACTTCCGGTGTTTACTGTGTTTATTTTATCATGTTATTTTAAGAAGGCAGCAACTCTAAAAAAGATGAGCAGGAGATGAATATTAAAACGGTAATTGTGGCCATAAGAGAGGTCAGGGCGTACTTGTGCAAACATCAGAGAGCTTCAGGACTGGGTGCCGGGGTTGCATTGAACCATTGGGGAGTGCCGGTGGGGAGGCTTGATCATGTATC encodes:
- a CDS encoding glycosyltransferase; the encoded protein is MSSLLDAYAKVAGQDVVSHLKQLAAPLRGMKVVHVNSTRKGGGVAEILEKLVPLSAELGLDVRWEVISGNEQFYQCTKAMHNALQGLAAPISRPLLDVYEQINLENAQELRAVLEEADFVFIHDPQPAPLLGLCPGRKGRWVWRCHIDASRPYRPVWRYLRDHVSGYDASVFSLPDFAQALPHPEYIIPPSIDPLSDKNIDLPQEEIEDVRKEFGLDPERSLVLQVSRFDRFKDPVGVVEAHRLARKFTPGLQLVLAGGTADDDPEGEAVLTEVRAAAGDDPDVKILLLPPDAHRKINALQRMADIVIQKSVKEGFGLTVTEGLWKGRPVIGGDTGGIRLQVINYHTGFLVRTPQGAALRIRYLLHRRDRMQEMGDKAREFVRENFLLTRHLREYLTLMVGLENGAGYRIELG
- a CDS encoding DUF5752 family protein, with translation MQSAKQIHPDLFNRGESMNISNLSQPEPFALKDCALITIATGRKAHTLAELRDHIRDVNLDSVYHHFWGGLLGARFEEREFNNDFAVWCRRQLREQALAEQLAVIDPVEHRDLEDLRRELLETIEGRLDESETAHWLQAFRPFEFIRSQLVIFDTGTRLARPEALAEVIPELSTGTIFYHFIDARRRVPGGLDDFSYWLMGFEEPYFELRRGLAGIDPFFSSLSSIREEMTRVCLECRDRGDKS